The window CCTTGTAGAAGAACTGCTCGGGGCGCGCGTCGCCCGGGGTGCGGAGCGGCCAGTCGTTGGCCACGACGGGCGGCACGTTCATGAGCCTGTCGTTCACGACCACGACGCCCTGGACCATCGGCGTGAGGCCGACGGTGCCGAAGCCGTAGAGCTCGTCGACGGCGTGGCGGAAGAGTTCCTTCGCCAGCTCGATCTGCTGCTCGACCCCGACGGTCTTGGCCTCCTCGATGATGTCGACGATGCGGGCGATGCCGGGCGCCGGCTCCTTGCCCTGCGCGCCGTCGGTGGCGTACCAGCGCCGCGACTCGACCGCGAAGATGGTGGCGGGGTCGGAGCGGGGGTCGATCTTGGGGTTGCCCGTGAAGGGGAACGCGGTGGTGTCCTCGTTCCAGATCTCGACCTGGAGCTCGTTGGCGTCGCGCATCGTGAAGTGGGCGTTGCGCTCGCGGACCTGGACGTCGGTCGGCACACCCACGGCGGCCCAATCGGCCGCGACGAGCTGCGCCACGTCGGGCCACGGGCCGAAGGCCGGCACGACCGAGAGCTCGAGACGCAGCGGCTTGCCGCTGGGCAGCAGCCGGTTGCCGTTCGCGTCCTTCTTGAGCCCGATGCCGTCGAGGAGCTCGTTGGCGAGGGCCGGGTCGTACTCCGTGTACTTCTGCGCGTACTCGTCGCCCGGGTAGTAGGGGTGCCACGGCGCGGGCACGTTCTGGCGGATCTCGCCGAGGCCCAGGAACGCCGCCTCGCGGATCTCGTCGCGGTCTACGGCGTGGGAGAGCGCCACGCGGAAGTCGTGGTTGGCGAGGATGCTGCCGAGCTCGGGGTCGATCTCGTACTCCTGGTTGAACCAGACGGCGGCGTCGGAGCCGCCGAAGCTCGGCCAGGTGATGACGTGGTAGTTGGCGCGGTCGGCGTTCTCCATCAGGACCGGGTAGTTGGTCATCTGGATGTGGCGCGCCTGGAAGTCGAGCTCGCCGGCGACGGCCGCGAAGTTGAGGGCCTCCACGTCGGCGAAGAAGCGGAACTGCACCTCGTCGATGTAGGGGAGCTGGTTGCCGGCCGAGTCGACGCCGATGTAGTAAGGGTTGCGGCGCAGCGTGAACACCTGGTCGGAGACGGTCGAGTTGAAGGGGACCCAGGCGGCCATGGTGGGGCGCTGCGGGTTCTCGGTTGGCATGGCCCTCGTCATGAACAGGTCGACCCAGTTCGACAGGCCGGCCGCCTTGACCTTCTCGTCGAGCTCGGCGGCTGGGACGAAGTCGGGGTGGAACTGCTCGAGGTAGTGGCCGGGCAGGAAGGCCGCCAGCGTGCGGTCGCCGCCGTCGCGGAACGTCAGTTCCGTGAGGAAGAGGGTGTTCGGGAAGTCGAACGTGATGCGCACGGTGTCGTCGTCGAGGGCCTCGAGCTTGGCCGGCGTCCCGTCGCGGTTGGCGAACCAGCTCGGGACGCTCGGCGTGAGGTCCTTGTTGAGGATGACGCGCACGTACCAGAACGTCATGGCGCTGGCGTTGAAGGGCGCGCCGTCGGACCACTTGGCGCCCTTGCGCAGGTTCAGCGTCCAGCTATGGAAGTCGTCGGAGGCCTCCCACGACTCGACGAGGTGCGGCACGATCTCGGAGCCGTCGGAGCTGAAGCGCACGAGGCTGTCGTAGACGACGCGCACGTAGTTGTTCATGTCGGCCGGGCCGGTGAAGGCGCGACGCAGGACGCCGCCGTACGTGCCGATCTCGTCGACGGTCTTGACGACGAGCGGGTTCGTCGGGAGCCTGTCCGCCACGGGCGGGAGCTGCCCCTTGGCGACCAGGTCGGCCAGCATGGGCGCCTCGTGGTACTCCTGGGCGAACGCCATGCCCCCGAACGCGGCCACCAGGAGGAGTAGCGCGAGGCGCCTCCAGCCCGGGAACCTGCTGCGAGGCGTGAAGCTGTTGGTCATGTGGACTCCTTTCGGTTGCTGCCTAGCCTGCCACGCGGTGCGCGAACCCCACCCTCACGAGGGGCGCGATGCGCCCCGAGGATCGCCCTGGTTGCCGGCGTCTCGCCCACTGGAACCTCGTCGCCGGTTTGCGTTAGCGATAACGCGGATTGCTAGTGCTGGGAGGTTAGCACGCACCCCCGGGGCGGTCAAGACTGGCAGGACTCACGTCCTGGTGGGTCAAAGACTGCTCCACCGCGCGTCGGCGGGACCCATGACCACGTGGCCGAGGGTCGCCCCGGAGGGCCGCCCTCACGCGGCCGTGGTGCGGGCGCTCGACCCACCCTGCAGCAGCTCGACGAGGAGCATCAGGTTCCGGTTCAGGTGGTATGGGTCCTTCACCGGAAGGCCCACGACGCGGTCGAGGGGCGCGCCCAGCCTGTCACGGATCTGCACCCACTCTCCCACGCCCTCGTCGGGGTGCGGGAAGGTGGCGAACACGTAATCGAACGTCCGGTCGTGGACGGCGCGGAGCCGCGCGTCGCCCGTGAGGACGTGGCCCAGCAGCGCGCCGTAGAGGGTCTCCGAGTGGGGCCACCAGATCTTCGTGTCCCAGGTGGCGAGGATCAGCTCCTCGAACGCTCCCTCGGCGCGGCCGGTCGGGGGCCGCCCGTCGCCACCCACGTACCTGAAGATCCCGCCGTGCTGAGGGTCCCAACCGGCCTCGAAGGAGGCGAGCAACACGCGCGCCGCCTCCTCGACCGCCGCGTCGCGGCCGTGACGCGCGGCCTCCTCCATGACGAACCACATGGACTCGATGGCGTGGCCCGGCGTTACGTGACTGGTCAACAACCGACCGCTCGAGGCCGCGCCGGAAGCCGCCGCCGGGCAGATGACCTCCTGCACCAGCCCGTCGGGACGCACGAACTTGGTGAGCACGGCGTCCATGTGCGCGAGCGCGCTCGCGGCCAGCGCGTCCGAGCGCGGGTCGCCGCGCTGTCGCATGGCAAGTTCGAGCTCCTGCGCGACGTTCAGGAGGATCATCGGCTCCGCGTGAGCGCGACAGCCGGCCGGGAGGGGGTACGGCTCGCTCCGGGCGGTTCCCGCCGCGAGCCGCTCGCCCACACGCTCGTAGGTGGCAACGGCCTCGTCGAGGTAGTCCCACTGGCCCGTGGCGCGCGCCGTCTCGCTCAGGGCCAGCGCCACGAAGCAGTCCGCGAAGTAGCTGAGGTCGTGCCCCTTGCCCGGCATGAACTCGAGCTTCCGACCGTCCGCCGCGAGCAGGTAGGCGACCGCGCCGTCGGCGAGGAAGGCGTTGGCGCGCAGGAACTCGACCGTCTCCACGGCGCGCGCGGTCAGGTCGTCCGCGTCGCCCGTCAGCAGCCCGGCGCGCACGAGCCGTGCCGCGTGCGCCATCAACCACGCGAAGCGCCCCTGCGACCAGACGAACTTGTCGTCGCTGACGCGCGCTCCCGTGTAGTTGTCGATGCAGGTGAACACCCCGCCGTGCACGCGGTCACTGGGGGCGCCCAACCAGAAGGGCAACACGTCCCGTTCCAGGTGGCGACGGTAGAAGGCCCCGAGCTCACCCAGGTCGAGGCTGGCGGCCGGCGGCAGGTCGGTGATCGACTGGTTCATCGAGCGGCTCCTCGTGGTCGCGCGGCTGACCTCTGCGGCCATGCGGCGTCCACCGCGAGCCTAACCGGTCGGTGGGTCGGGACGTCCGTGCCGGGCCCGGCCGCCTGCACGCGCCGGGCCCTATCCCTCCTGCGGGGCTTCCGACCTGGCGACCCGGAACCCCATGTGGCCGGTGGCGCTGTCCGGCGTGTTGAAGGTGCGGGCCGCCACCCGGTAGCGGTTGCAGTAGGAGGCGTGGCAGAGGTAGGAGCCGCCCTTCACGACGCGGCCCGGCCCGTGGCGGGGTCCCTGCGGGTCCGTGAGCGCGCGCCCGTCCGGCCCGGCGCCGAACCAGTCGGCGCACCACTCCCACACGTTGCCCGCCACGTCGTACAGGCCGTAGCCGTTGGGCGGATAGGCGCCAACGGGCGACGTGCCCACCCAGCCGTCCTCTCCCGTGTTCCGCCCGGGGAACTCGCCCTGCCAGATGTTGCAGCGGTGCTCGCCGCCTGGTCGCAGCGCGTCGCCCCACGGGTAACGGCGCCCTTCGAGCCCGCCCCTGGCCGCGCGTTCCCACTCGGCCTCGGTGGGAAGCCGCACCCCCGCCCAGGCGCAGTAGGCGGAGGCGTCGTGCCAGGAGACGTGCACGACGGGGTGATCGAGACGGTCGTCCACGGCGCTGCCTGGCCCCTCCGGCCGACGCCAGGTGGCGCCATGAACCTGGCGCCACCAGGGGGCCGCCGGGACGGCCCTGAAGCCCCCGGGGTCGGCGAGGAAGGCCTGGAAGACGAACGACCAGCCGTAACGCTCCGCCTCCGTCACGTAACCGGTGGCGTCCGCGAACTCCGCGAAGTCGGCGTTCGTCACCGGGAAGCTGTCGATGGCGAACGCCTTCAGGCGCACCTCCCGCACGGGCCCCTCGCCGTCGGCCGGGAACCCCTCACCCTCCGCGCCCATCCGGAACGAGCCGGCCGGAACATGAACGAGGCGGTGCTCGTGGCGGCCCAGCCTCCTCACCCCAGCCAACGACGCGGGCGCGACGGCCGGCGCCGGGGCGCGTGCGGGCGCCGGGCTGCAGCAACCGAGGTTTGCCCTAGCCACCTTTCGCCTCCTCGTGCCTAGCCTAGGGCGACGCGCGGACCCGCTCGCGTGAACACTCAGAGCTCCTCGAGCGCCAAGCGCACGCCCAGCGCGCAGAAGACGGCGCCGACGGCCTTGCCCTGCCACCTAGACACCGCCGGGTTGCGCCGCAGGAAGCTGCCCAGCCTCCCGGCGGAGACGGCGAAGACCACGCAGCTGAAGAGGCCGAGCAGCACGAAGGTGATCCCCAAGACGGTGAGTTGCAGCGCGACCGACCCGCCGGCCTGGTTCACGAACTGCGGCAGGAAGGCCAGGAAGAACAGGGCGGTCTTCGGGTTGAGGAGCTCGGTCAACACGGCCTGCTTGTAGGCCGTCCCGGCGGAGACCGGCAGGGTCCGTCCCGCGGCCTGCCGGGCGGGAGCCTTCGCCACCATCGCCTGAACGCCGAGGAACACGAGGTAGCCCGCGCCCAGGTACTTGACGATGCCGAAGAGCGCGGCGGACGCCGCGACGATGGCCGAGACCCCGCCTATCGCCAGGAAGGTGTGGATCACGTCGCCCGTCGCGATCCCGACGCCGGTCGCGATGCCGACCCTCGCGCCCGAGGTCGTCGCCCGAGCGGCGACCAACAGCGTAGCGGGCCCGGGGATGAACACGAACCCCAGGACGATGGCCATGTAGGTGACGAGCGTCGTGCCGTCGATCATATGCCGGTCTCCCCGTCCATCCGAGTCTTGACATACCCGGGCCTCCACCCTATCCTCGTCCCCAGTCGAGCAGCTTGCGTTAGCGGTAACCTAACGTGTCGAACAGGGGGTCGCAGCGACGACTCACACCCACTCGCCCGAACCGCTTCAACGGGTACGGAGCGTCCCGGACGCTACCCGCGCGTTCCCCGGCGGTCCACGGCGAGCGAAAGGACGTCCGCATGCCAGGCGCACCCACACCGGTACGTGAACTCGAGGTCGATTCCCTACCGATCGGCGTGTACGACAGCACGGAGGCCATGGGATCGGCCGCCGCCCTCGCCGCCCGGCAGGTGCTCGCCGCCGCCATCGCGCAGCGCGGGGAGGCGAACGTCATCCTCGCCACCGGCAACTCGCAGCTGGCGTTCCTCCACGCGCTGCGCGAGCTGGACGGCATCGACTGGCGACGCGTGCGCGCCTTCCACATGGACGAGTACCTGGGGCTGCCCGACGGGCACCCCGCCAGCTTCCCGCGCTTCCTGCACGAGCACTTCGTCGATCACGTGCCGCTCGGCGAGTTCCACCCGGTGCCAGGCGACCAGGACGAGGCCGAGGAGAACTGCCGCGCGTACGAGGCGCTCCTGCGGGCCCACCCGGCCGACCTCGTGGCGCTGGGCTGGGGCGAGAACGGCCACCTCGCCTTCAACGACCCGCCCTACGCCCTCTTCCACGACCCGCGCTGGGTGAAGGTCATCGAGTTGGCCGAGGCCAGCCGCAAGCAGCAGGTGGGCGAGGGGCACTTCCCCGACCTCGCCAGCGTCCCGACGCACGCCATCACCCTGACGATCCCGGCGCTCCTCGCGGCCAAGCGGGTCCTCTGCATCGTGCCGGAGGCTCGCAAGGTGGCGGCCGTGCGCGCCTGCCTCTACGAACCGGTGGACGAGTCCAGGCCCGGCTCCATCCTCCGCACCGTGCACCACGCCCGCCTCTACCTGGATCCGGCCTCCGCGGCAGGTCTGCGGTGAAGGCGGACCTCTTCGACCTCACCGGGCGCGTGGCGCTCGTCACGGGCGCCACCGGCGTGCTGGGCGGCGAGATGGCGCGCGGGCTGGCGGCGCGCGGGGCGAAAGTGGCCGTCCTCGGGAGGAACGCCGAACGGGCGCGGGAGCTCGCCGAGCGCCTGGTTGCCGAGGGCCACGACGCCATCGCCACGCCCGCGGACGTCCTGCAGCGCGCGCAGCTCGAGGGGGCGCGAGACGCCATCCTCGCGCGGTTCGGTCGCCTCGACGTGCTCGTGAACGCGGCGGGCGGCAACATGCCGGGCGCCACGCTCCAGCCCGGCGCGAGCTTCTTCGAGCTGGCCGAGGCGCCCATGCGCGAGGTGGTCGACCTCAACTACATGGGCACGGTCCTACCTATCCAGGTGTTCGGCCCCGAGCTCGCGAAGGGCGGGCACGGTAGCATCGTCAACGTCTCCTCCATGGCGGCGCTGCGCGCCATAACGCGCGTGGTGGGCTACTCGTCGGCCAAGGCCGCGATAGACAACCTCACCCGCTGGTTGGCCATGGAGTTCGGGCGGCAGCACGGCGGAGCGTTGCGGGTGAACGCGCTGGCGCCCGGCTTCTTCATCGGCAACCAGAACCGCCGCCTCCTGCTCGAGGAGGACGGCTCTCTCACGCCGCGCGGTAGCACCATCATCGACCACACGCCCCTCGGGCGGTTCGGCGAACCCGAGGAGCTGGTGGGCACCCTGGTGTGGCTCTGCTCCGACGCCAGCCGCTTCGTGACGGGGGTCGTCGTTCCCGTCGACGGCGGCTTCGCGGTGACGAGCGGGGTGTGAGCCGCGCGTGACGGTCCGGCGGCCGACGGGGCGGTGAGCTGGGGCCGTGAAGCGCTCGCGCCGTGTCACCAACGCCGACGTGGCGCGCCGCGCCGGCGTGTCGACCATGACCGTGTCGCGGGTGGTGAACGACAACGGCCGCGTCAGCGAGGCCACGCGCCAGCGCGTCCGCCGCGCCATCGCCGAGTTGGGGTACCAGCCGAACCAGCTCGCGCGCTCCCTCACGCAGGGCCGGACCCGCACGATCGGGATCGTGGTGCCCGACATCACCAACCCGTTCTTCCCCGAGATCGTGCGGGGCGCAGAGGACGCCGCGTGGCAGGCGGGCTACACGGTGGCGCTCGCCAACGCCGTCGAGGACCCCGCGCGCGAACGCGCCGCCGTGCGCAACCTGGCGGGGCACCGGGTGGACGGCATCATCGTCTGCTCGCCGCGGCTCGCAGATCACGAGCTGGCCGAGCTGCTGGCGGCGCACTCGGCGGCCGTCCTGATAAACCGCCACGTCGCGGGCGCGCGCGCCGTGAGCCTGATGGTGGACGACCAGCACGGCGCCGACCTGGCGGTCAGGCACCTCGTGGCGGGGGGGCGGCGCCGGCTCCTCCACCTCGGCGGGCCGGAACGCTCCGCCAGCGCGCGCTACCGGCGGGCCGGCTTCGTCGCGGCCGTCAAGGCGGCCCGGCTGCCGCAGGACGGGAACCGTCTCCTCTCCTGCGAACCGACCGAGGAGGCGGGCTACGAGCTCTTGGCCCACTTGGTCGCCGCCGGGGCGCGAAGCCCCGGCGGCTTCGACGGCATCGTCGCGTACAACGACCTGAGCGCGCTGGGCGCGGTCCGGGCCCTCCAGGACGCCGGGCTGCGCGTGCCGGAGGACGTGGCGGTGGTGGGGTGCGACGACATCCGCCTCGCCAGCCTCGCCTCCCCCAGCCTCACGACCCTGCGCATCGAGAAGTACCGGATGGGACGCCTGGCGTGCGAGACGATATTCGAGCTGCAGCGCGGCGCCCACCCCGAGGACGTGACCTTCAGGCCGGAGCTGATCGTCAGGGAAAGCGCCCCGTGACGTGCCGCGGCCGACGGCGTGGCCACGCGGCTCGAACACGTGAGGGCGCCGCCCTCACCCGAGGAGTTGAGGATGACTGATCCGAGAGGCACCAACCGACCCGCGGTGGACGTGGCGGTCCGCGAGGGCACCGCCGCCATACTCGAGAGCGCGCGCGACCACGAGGGGCTCTTCGCCTGGGCGGAGGCGGACGGCGACGCCGAACGCGTGGTGGTCGCCGCCCCGGCCGCCGACCGGCGCCTGGTGGGGCTCGCCGGGGAGCGCCACGCCGCGGACGACCTGATCGTCATCCGGGCCGAACGCGACGCGACCACGCTCGCGGCGCTCAGGCGGCTGCTACCAAACCTGACGCCGCGCCCCCTCGGGCTCGCCACCAGCGCCGGCTTCGGCGACAGGCTCGGCCTCGCCACGCCGGGCCACGTCGACGCCCTGCGGGCGGCCGGGGCGACCTCGGTGGCGCCGATATTCGCCCAACAGTCGATGCGCGAGAACGCGCGCACCGGCAGGACCCCCCAGGAGGTCGTGGACGACGCGACCTGGGGAGCCTTCCTCGCCGGCTGGTCAGCCCCGGTCGGCGCCGACGCCGACCACCTGAAGTCGGAGGCCGACGTCGACCTCTGCCTGGCCGCCGGCTACAGCTTCTTCACCATCGACCCAGGCGCCCACGTCGACGCGGCCGCGGACGGCATGACGGGCTCGGCGCTCGAGAGCGCCTTCGCGGCGCTGCCATGGGCGGACCTCGACACCACCCCCGCCGACCTGCGGGCGCGCCTTGGCGGCGCCACGCTCGACACCGGCGACCGCGCAGTCTCGTTCGGACCGGGCGAGCTGGAGCGGGCCGCCGTCAAGTACGGTCGCGCCGTGGCGCACGTGGCCCGCCTCGCCGGCCACCTTAGGCGGAGCGCCACCTACCCGACCGAGCTCGAGGTGTCGGTCGACGAGACGCCGACGCCCACCTCCCTCGGGGAACACCTCTACTTCGCGACCGAGCTCAGGCGCCTGGGCGTCGAGTGGGTGTCGCTCGCCCCCCGCTTCGTTGGCGACTTCGAGAAGGGCGTCGAGTACCGCGGCGACCTCGCGGCCCTCGCCGACCACCTGCGGGGGCACGCGTCCATCGCGGCGCAGCTTGGACCCT of the Trueperaceae bacterium genome contains:
- a CDS encoding ABC transporter substrate-binding protein — protein: MTNSFTPRSRFPGWRRLALLLLVAAFGGMAFAQEYHEAPMLADLVAKGQLPPVADRLPTNPLVVKTVDEIGTYGGVLRRAFTGPADMNNYVRVVYDSLVRFSSDGSEIVPHLVESWEASDDFHSWTLNLRKGAKWSDGAPFNASAMTFWYVRVILNKDLTPSVPSWFANRDGTPAKLEALDDDTVRITFDFPNTLFLTELTFRDGGDRTLAAFLPGHYLEQFHPDFVPAAELDEKVKAAGLSNWVDLFMTRAMPTENPQRPTMAAWVPFNSTVSDQVFTLRRNPYYIGVDSAGNQLPYIDEVQFRFFADVEALNFAAVAGELDFQARHIQMTNYPVLMENADRANYHVITWPSFGGSDAAVWFNQEYEIDPELGSILANHDFRVALSHAVDRDEIREAAFLGLGEIRQNVPAPWHPYYPGDEYAQKYTEYDPALANELLDGIGLKKDANGNRLLPSGKPLRLELSVVPAFGPWPDVAQLVAADWAAVGVPTDVQVRERNAHFTMRDANELQVEIWNEDTTAFPFTGNPKIDPRSDPATIFAVESRRWYATDGAQGKEPAPGIARIVDIIEEAKTVGVEQQIELAKELFRHAVDELYGFGTVGLTPMVQGVVVVNDRLMNVPPVVANDWPLRTPGDARPEQFFYKAQ
- a CDS encoding AGE family epimerase/isomerase, translated to MNQSITDLPPAASLDLGELGAFYRRHLERDVLPFWLGAPSDRVHGGVFTCIDNYTGARVSDDKFVWSQGRFAWLMAHAARLVRAGLLTGDADDLTARAVETVEFLRANAFLADGAVAYLLAADGRKLEFMPGKGHDLSYFADCFVALALSETARATGQWDYLDEAVATYERVGERLAAGTARSEPYPLPAGCRAHAEPMILLNVAQELELAMRQRGDPRSDALAASALAHMDAVLTKFVRPDGLVQEVICPAAASGAASSGRLLTSHVTPGHAIESMWFVMEEAARHGRDAAVEEAARVLLASFEAGWDPQHGGIFRYVGGDGRPPTGRAEGAFEELILATWDTKIWWPHSETLYGALLGHVLTGDARLRAVHDRTFDYVFATFPHPDEGVGEWVQIRDRLGAPLDRVVGLPVKDPYHLNRNLMLLVELLQGGSSARTTAA
- a CDS encoding formylglycine-generating enzyme family protein; amino-acid sequence: MARANLGCCSPAPARAPAPAVAPASLAGVRRLGRHEHRLVHVPAGSFRMGAEGEGFPADGEGPVREVRLKAFAIDSFPVTNADFAEFADATGYVTEAERYGWSFVFQAFLADPGGFRAVPAAPWWRQVHGATWRRPEGPGSAVDDRLDHPVVHVSWHDASAYCAWAGVRLPTEAEWERAARGGLEGRRYPWGDALRPGGEHRCNIWQGEFPGRNTGEDGWVGTSPVGAYPPNGYGLYDVAGNVWEWCADWFGAGPDGRALTDPQGPRHGPGRVVKGGSYLCHASYCNRYRVAARTFNTPDSATGHMGFRVARSEAPQEG
- a CDS encoding LysE family translocator, with the protein product MIDGTTLVTYMAIVLGFVFIPGPATLLVAARATTSGARVGIATGVGIATGDVIHTFLAIGGVSAIVAASAALFGIVKYLGAGYLVFLGVQAMVAKAPARQAAGRTLPVSAGTAYKQAVLTELLNPKTALFFLAFLPQFVNQAGGSVALQLTVLGITFVLLGLFSCVVFAVSAGRLGSFLRRNPAVSRWQGKAVGAVFCALGVRLALEEL
- a CDS encoding glucosamine-6-phosphate deaminase, translated to MPGAPTPVRELEVDSLPIGVYDSTEAMGSAAALAARQVLAAAIAQRGEANVILATGNSQLAFLHALRELDGIDWRRVRAFHMDEYLGLPDGHPASFPRFLHEHFVDHVPLGEFHPVPGDQDEAEENCRAYEALLRAHPADLVALGWGENGHLAFNDPPYALFHDPRWVKVIELAEASRKQQVGEGHFPDLASVPTHAITLTIPALLAAKRVLCIVPEARKVAAVRACLYEPVDESRPGSILRTVHHARLYLDPASAAGLR
- a CDS encoding SDR family oxidoreductase; the protein is MKADLFDLTGRVALVTGATGVLGGEMARGLAARGAKVAVLGRNAERARELAERLVAEGHDAIATPADVLQRAQLEGARDAILARFGRLDVLVNAAGGNMPGATLQPGASFFELAEAPMREVVDLNYMGTVLPIQVFGPELAKGGHGSIVNVSSMAALRAITRVVGYSSAKAAIDNLTRWLAMEFGRQHGGALRVNALAPGFFIGNQNRRLLLEEDGSLTPRGSTIIDHTPLGRFGEPEELVGTLVWLCSDASRFVTGVVVPVDGGFAVTSGV
- a CDS encoding LacI family DNA-binding transcriptional regulator; translation: MKRSRRVTNADVARRAGVSTMTVSRVVNDNGRVSEATRQRVRRAIAELGYQPNQLARSLTQGRTRTIGIVVPDITNPFFPEIVRGAEDAAWQAGYTVALANAVEDPARERAAVRNLAGHRVDGIIVCSPRLADHELAELLAAHSAAVLINRHVAGARAVSLMVDDQHGADLAVRHLVAGGRRRLLHLGGPERSASARYRRAGFVAAVKAARLPQDGNRLLSCEPTEEAGYELLAHLVAAGARSPGGFDGIVAYNDLSALGAVRALQDAGLRVPEDVAVVGCDDIRLASLASPSLTTLRIEKYRMGRLACETIFELQRGAHPEDVTFRPELIVRESAP